Within Caulobacter segnis, the genomic segment ACTGGGGCAACCGCGCCTATTTCCCGCGCGTCACCGGCAACGCCGAGGAGACCGATGAGACCACCACCGAGGAACAGCGCATCCTCACCGCCTTCCTCGGCCAGTTTTACGACGACAAGCCGATCCCGCGCCTGATCCTCTCGAACCTGCAGCCGGCCGAGGCCGACCTGCTGGCCGAGGCCTTCGCCCTGAAGAGCGGCCGCAAGGTCGAGATCAGCACGCCCAAGCGCGGCGAGAAGGCCGACCTGGTCCAGCACGCCCTGACCAACGCGCGCGAGGCGCTCGGGCGAAAAATGGCCGAGGGCAGCGCCCAGACCAAGCTCCTGGCCGGCGTCTGCGAGGCCTTCAAGCTGGAGGCCCCGCCCGAGCGGATCGAGGTCTACGACAACAGCCACATCCAGGGCACGAACGCGGTCGGCGGCATGATCGTGGCCGGGCCGGAAGGCTTCATGAAGGGCCAGTACCGCAAGTTCAACATCAAGAGCACCGAGCTCACGCCCGGCGACGACTACGGCATGATGAAGGAGGTGCTGCGCCGCCGCTTCGCCCGCCTGGTCAAGGAGGAGGAGGAAGGCGACGACGCCAACCGCCCCGATCTCGTGCTGGTCGACGGCGGCAAGGGCCAGCTGGACGCGGCGCTGGAGATCATGGCCGACCTGGGCGTCGACGACATCGCCGTCGTCGGCGTCGCCAAGGGCCCGGACCGCGACGCGGGGCTGGAGCGCTTCTTCCTGCCCGACCAGCCGCCGTTCATGCTCGAGCCCAAGTCGCCGGTGCTCTACTACCTGCAGCGCCTGCGCGACGAAGCCCACCGCTTCGCCATCGGCGCCCACCGCACGCGGCGCTCGATGGACCTGAAGAAGAACCCCCTCGACGAGATCGAGGGTGTCGGCCCGGGACGGAAGAAGGCCCTCCTCCACGCCTTCGGCTCCGCCAAGGGCGTGGGCCGGGCCAGCGTGGAGGACCTGATCAAGGTCGAAGGCGTCAGCCAGGCGCTGGCCGAGCGGATTCACGGGTTTTTCCGGAAGGGGTGAGGGGGCCCTCACCCACCGAAGACGAAGTCGGCTTTGTAGTAGCCCTTGGCCGGGTCGAGGATATCGATGGCGAACGGCGCCGAGCCGTCAGCTAGGTCGGTCAGCCAGGCGTCGTTGGACCGGGCCATGACCCCGAGGTTCTCGGTCGCCGCCGCGGCCAGCAGGAAGCCGACCATCGCCGCCTTGGTCCCAATGCCTTCCGCGCCATCGCCGCCATAGGCCGCCAGATAGTCCACCCGACCATCGATCAGGGCGTGGACCTTGGTGTCGGTCGGCGTGCCCCCGAAGATGGCCGCATAGGCTTTCTTGGTCGCATCGAACAGGCTCAGTCCGCCGTAGTTGGCCGCGAAGCTGTCCTTGGCCTCGCCGTTCTTGCCCAGATTGACCGCGAAGTTGATGTAGCGGTTCACGGTGTTGAACTGGGCGTAGTAGGCGCTGTTGAGATTGTTGCCGTTGGCGCTGGTCGGCGAGATCAGGAAGTCGATGCCGCCACCGCTGGGAACCTTGCCGGTGAAGAACTGGTAGCTCAGCGCGGCGACCGTGGTGGTGGCGTCGGCGGCCTCGACGACCGCCGAGACGGCCTGGGCCTGGGTCATGGCGCCGGCGGTGATCTTGGCCGTGAGCTCGGCCGTCAGAACGCCGCCGGCGCCCGCCGCGGCGCTGGTCCGCAGCAATTGGGCGACCGCCAATCCCACCTGCGGGTCGCCCAAGTTGAGGCTCTTGTCGGCGAAGAGCAGGGTTTCGACATTGACCAGGGTGTCGGCGCCGTCGCGCGGATCGGCGCGCGCGTCGGTGACGGTCCAGCCCCCGCCCCGACCCCGATGACGTAGTCCGCCGCCGCGCCGCCGTAGCGGGCCTGGTCGGTCCCGGCCCCGCCGTCGATCCGGTCGGCCCCGGCCCCGCCGATCAGGATGTCGACCCCGTCGCCGCCGTTCAGGGTGTCGTCCCCCGCGCCGCCGGCCAGGACGTCGTCCCCGGCCAGGCCGTTCAGGGTCTCGCCCCGCGCATCGCCGATCAGGGCGTCGGCGCCGGCGCCGCCATTGACCGTCGTTCCCGCGTCGACCCCGAGGTGCACGGTCACGTGCTCGGCCCCCTCCCAGACGCCGCGCCAGGCGATCACGTCCATTCGGCCGTCGCCATTGACGTCGGCCGCCTGCAGCCGATCGTATTGCGAGATGTTCAGCCAGCCCTCGGGCAGTTGGACGAAGCGGCCGGCGCCGTCGTTCAGGAACGCCGCCTGCTTGTGGCTGTTCGACGCCAGGAGATCGGCATAGCCGTCGCCGTTGAGGTCGACCAGCTGGGTGCGGGTGTACCAGTCCTCGGTCGTCTGGACGGGCAGGCGCTTGGCGGTCTCGTCGGCGAAGCCGCCCTTGCCGTCGTTGATCCAGATCTGGGTCGTGCCCGGCTTGAACAGGTCAACGACCGTGGTCAGCACCAAGTCCAGCTTGCCGTCGCCATTGAGGTCCGCCGCCTTGGCGTCGATCACGGTCTCGGTGGCGCCGTGCTTGGGCATCGTGAACGCGGACAGGGCCGTGAAAGCGCCCTTGCCATCGTTCTTCAGCAGCCGCGCACCCTGGGTCTGGGTTTCGTTGGGGGTCAGCAGCAGGTCCAGGTCGCCATCGCCATCGGCGTCGAACAGCAGGCTGGCGGGGGAATTGTACTGGCCCGCGACGATGTCGGCCGGCAGGCCGGCGCGGCTGAGGGTGAAGTTGGCCGCGCCGTCGTTGAGCAGGAAGTACGAGGCCTCCTCGGTCCCGCCGTTGTAATTGCCGACATAGAGGTCGATGTCGCCGTCGCCGTCGATGTCGCCCGCGGCGGCCGAGTGGCTGTAGTCGGCCAGGGTCGGCAACCGCGTCGTGGCGTCGATCACGCCCGTCGCGCCCGACGACAGGAACAGCGCGTTGCGCGCGCCGGGGAACGGCGCGGCGTCATAGCCGTGGTCGGCGAAGAAGGCGTCGGCGCGGCCGTCCTTGTTGAAATCGGCCAGCACGATCTGGCGCCCGTGCACCGTCACCGGCGGCTGGGCGCCGAACAGGGCGACGGTGGAGTCGGTGAAGGTCCCTGAGCCGTCCCCAGTCAGCACCCGGATCGGGACAGCGCGATCCTCCAGCGGATACAGGAAGTACGAGATGACCACGTCGACCTTGCCGTCGCCGTTGAAGTCGCCCACCGCGATCTCGTGGGCCGAGGCGGCGGTGAACCCGGCGCGCAGCGCCAACGTCAGGTCCTGGGTCTGAAACTTGGCGGCCATCGAACTGTCTCCACGCGCCCGGACACGGGCCGTCACGCGATGTCAGCTAATCCACCTGGCCCGGCGCGGGCATCGCCGTTTGTAGGGTGTGACGCCGCCCCCCTGGACGCCTGGCCGGACCCGCGCCAAGCTGGGTGTTCCGGCCGCGGGTGGTTCGCTTTCCGGAGATGGGGTTGGTCGTCGTGGTTTCGAGGTCGGCGCTTGGCTGAGGACGCCGACGAGCAGCGCCTGGCGCCTTTCCTGCGGGCGGTCCTGGAGAACGCCGACGCCGTGCTGGAGACGGCCCAGTCGGACCCCGATGCGCTTGCCGGCCTGATCACCACCGACGCCGCCCAGGCCGAGTTCCTGCCGCTGTTCGACCCCCAGAGCATCGCCGCGGCGGTGCTGGACGCCCAGGGCGCGGTGCGAGTCGCCTCGCGCCTGTTCGCCGAGGAGCGGGGCGAGCGCTACATCGATCCCGGGCTGGTCCAGCGCGCGCTGCGTTCGGGCGCGCCGGTCGTGGTCCCGGTCGCCATCGAAACCCAGGACGGGGCCGAGTCGGCGATCTTCGTCTACGCCTCGGCCGCGATGGCCTTTCCGCTGTGGCGCCTGCCGCCCGAACTGTCGGCCGAGGCGCCGTCGGGCAAGGTGGTGGTGCTGACCACCCTGGCGGCGCGCACCGAGCCTGTCGCCCGGGCCTGCGCCGCCTTCGGCCTGACCGGCCTGCAGACCCGCGTCGTCCTGGCGGTCGTCCGCGCCGGATCGATCAAGGCGGCCGCTGGGAAGCTGGGCATATCGCACATCACCGCCCGCGAGGCGCTGTCGAACGTCTATCGCCGCACCGGCGCGCGGCGGCTGCCGGAGTTGGTCGGACTGCTGTCGGGCCTGGCCTTCGGGCTGCTGCCGTCGGAAGCCGATCACGCCCCGCTGCTGGTCGACGTCTGGGGGCTGACGCGGAAGCAGGCCTCGATCGCGCTGCTGGTCGCGGGCGGCGCCTCGCGGGAAGAGGCGGCCAGAGCCCTGGGCCTGTCGGTCGCGGTCGTGCGCAAGGACCTGGAGCAGGTCTTCGCGGCCCTGCGGGTCGGCTCGGCCAGCGAGCTGGCGCGCACCGTCTCGACCATGAACGCCCTGGCCGCCCTGCTGGCGGCGACGCGGGGCCAGCTGGGCTTCGCCGACCCGCGCGCCGAGCCCCTGCGGTTGCTGCCCCGGGCGGACGGCACGCGCATCGCCTGGAGCGACTACGGCCCGGCCGGAGGCCGACCGGTGCTGATCGTCCATTCCAGCATGACCTCGCGCCTGGCGCCGTCGGGCCTGGTGGCGGCCCTGCAGGCGGCGGGCCACCGCGTGCTGGCCATCGACCGGCCGGGCTTCGGCATGAGCGACGCCGTGCGCGGCGTGCGGGCCGGCGAGCATGATCCCTTCGACGTGGCGGCCCTCGACGTCGTGGCGCTGCTGGACGCCCTGCGGCTGCCGGCTATCGACATCGTCGCGCGCGGCGGGGCCCAGGCGGTGCTGGCCCTGGCCCGCCGGGCGCCGCATCGCATCGGCCAGGTGGTGCTGGTCAATCCCGATCCCCCGATGGGGACCGACGGCCGGCGGCACGGCCCGCTGGGGGCGTTCAAGGAGGCCTATCTGCGCCGCCCCGAACTGATCGGGACCTTCGCGCGCCTGCTGGCCGGCAATCTGACCCGCGAGCGCCTGCACCGCATGCTGCGCCAGTCGATGCGCGGCAGCCCGCCCGACGAGGCCGCCGCCGCCGACCCGCGCCTGGCCGAGAACTACTGGCGTTCGGTGCGCATGTTCGCCACCGGGCGGATCGAGGGCTATGTCAACGAGCAGGTGGCCATGGCGCGCGCCGACAAGCCCCAGCCCGCGCCCGGCCTGACGCGCTGGACGGTGCTGATCGGCGGGCACGACACCATGCACGATCCCGAGCACGTCGAGCGCCACTGGCGCGAGGTTCTGCCCGACAGCGCCTTCCAGCGCGTGCCCGAGGCCGGCCGCTTCCTGGCCATGACCCATCCCGAGCGGGTCGTCGCGGCGCTGTCGCCCGAGGGCGCGGCGTCGGACGCGACCCGAGCCGTCACGCCCCCTTGACCGCCGCCTCGCGACCGGTGAAAGGTTCTCAACCTTAGAGCGTGGAGCGTGCATGCGCGGCTTGTTGTGCCTGGCCCGGACGGCCGTGGTTTCGCTCGTGATGGTCCCGGCCCTCCTGGCGCCCACCCTGGCCCGTGCGGCCATCCCGCCGCCGCCCAGCGATCCCAAGGCGCCGATCAGGCTGGTCAGCTTCGCAGCGCCGCCGGTCAGCGTTACCTGCGCCGGCGGGCCGGTCGCGTTGCTGGAGGGCGCCGGGCCGCCGCCCAAGCTCTGGCAGGTCTGGATGCCGCCCGTCGGCCAGGCCAGCGCGCCGCCCTATACGCCCCCGCCGCCGCCCACGGCCGAGGTCTACGGCTTCTCGATCGACGCCGGCGGCCATCCCGCCGACCTGAAGCGCAAGACCGTGTCCAACGGGCTGGGCATCTGGAACAGCGAGGAGCACGCCGCCATCCTGGCCAGCTGGCGGTTCCCCGCCGGCGCGGCGGCCAAGGACTGCTCGGTCGATCTGGCGCCCAGCTACATCCCGCTGGCCGAGGCCTCGCCGGCCCGGCTGTTCGAGGCCCTGGCCGCCGACCCGCGCAACGCGCCGCCGATGCTGCGCAAGGCCGTGGCGGCCGACGGCGATTGCGTCGGCGCCGAGCGTCGCCGGCCCAAGACCATGTCCTATCCCGACACTCGCCCGTTCGACGACAAGACCGTCGATCCGGCCTGGGCGGGGCTGACCTTCGACATCGACGCCGGCGGGGCCACGCGCAACGTCCGAGTCGTCGCCCAGCACGGCGCGCCCGCCTTCACCAAGGCCGTGACCAGCGCGGTCGCCAAGGGCCGCTACTTCCCCGGCCCGGCGCGCACCCGCTGCTACATCGTCTTCAAGGCCATGCCCAAGGCGACCGACGCGCCCAAGCGCGAAGGCCCGCCCGCGGTCGACGAGGAGACCTGCAAGATCACCCGCGAGCAGTTGAACCTGCCCGAGAACAAGTTCTTCCCGCCCGCCTACGCCCGCCAGCGGGTCGGCGGCCGGGCGCTGCTGCGCTTCGACGTGGCGCCGTGGGGCCAGATCGGCGCCGTCGAGGTGCTGGAGAGCCAGCCCACCGCCGCGTTCGGCGACGCGGCCCGCATGCTGCTGGGCATCGCCCGGCCCAAGGCGGCCGGCGTCGGCCATCACGGCTGCGTCGTGCCGATCATCTACGCGATCCCGCCCAGCGGCGAACAGGAGCCCTGACCCGACTCGAAATGAGGATTTCTGGCGAGCTTCACTGCAACCAATCGTCCCCGGCCTCGTTTGAGAGCTTGAGTATTTTTTCCCGAACGGGGGCCGTCATGGACCATCAAGACCAGAAGACCTTCGAACGCGACCTGATCGCGCTTATCCCGCACCTGCGGGCCTTCGCCCGCTCGCTGTGCGGCGACGCCACCGCGGCCGACGACCTGGCGCAGGACGCCGTCGCCAAGGCCTGGGCCAGCCGGGGCAGCTTCACCATGGGCACCAACATGAAGGCCTGGACCTTCATGATCCTGCGCAACCAGTTCTATTCCGACAAGCGCCGCAGCTGGCGCTCGGTCGGGCTGGACCAGGAGACCGCCGAGCGGACCCTGGTGGCCAACACCAATTTCGACAGCGCCATCGCCCTGGACGACCTGCGCCAGGCGATGATGATGCTGCCCGAGAACCAGCGCGAGGCCCTGATCCTGATCGGCGCCGGCGGCTTCAGCTACGAAGAGGCGGCCGAGGTGATCGGCGTCGCCGTCGGCACGGTCAAGAGCCGCGTCAGCCGCGCCCGCGCCGACCTGGTCCGCATCTTCGAGACCGGCGACTACGAACGCGACGGCCTGCCGGTGCATGAAGCCATGGGCAGCATGCTGCGCGCCCTGGAACGCCTGGCGGCTTAGCGTGAACCGCTTCCCCTCTCCACTTGCGGGAGAGGGTGGCCCGCGAAGCGGGTCGGGTGAGGGGTTGAAGACAGAAACCGCCGCGACTGGCCTGACCGCTGGTCGCGGCGGTTTTCGTTTGCGAGACCCCTCATCCGTCATCCTTCGGATGACACCTTCTCCCGCAAGGGGAGAAGGACCCCTATGTCAGCCCCGCGCACGCCGCGCAGAAGGCCGCGATATCCGCCTCGTCGTGATAGATCGACAGCCCGATCCGCAGCACGTCGTCGCGGACGTCCACCACCACGCCCTTGTCGGCCAGCGCCGCCTTCCAGGCGTTGGCGTCGGCGTGCCGTAGCGCCAGGAAGCGCGCGGAGGGCCCGGGGCCCAACGGGTTGACCACGGTCGCGGCCTTCAACGGCCCGGCCTCGCCCAGGGCGATCCGGGCCAGCAGCACCGACTTCAGCCGGGCCACATGGCGGGCGACCGCCGCCGTGGTCAGGCCTTCGGCCTCCAGCATCCGTCCGGCCGCCACGAAGCGGTACAGGCCCGACGGGTCGAAGGTCGCGCCCAGGAAACGGCCGGCGTCGCGGGCGTAGCCGACCCCGCCCGGCGGGCCTTCCAGGTCGCCGAACTCGGCGTACCAGCCGGTCAGGACGGGGCGCGGCCCGAAGCCCGGCGGGGCGTGCAGGAACGCCGCCCCCTCCCCGGCCATGGCGTACTTGTAGCCGCCGGCCAGGTAGAACAGCCGGTCGGCCACGGCCGCAAGATCGGTCGGCACGGCCCGGAAGCCATGATAGCCGTCGACCACCACCCATGGCCCCTCGGGCCGGGCCAGCTCCGCCAGCTCGAACACCCGGTCGAAGACGTATCCGGTCTTGAAGAACACGTGGCTGGCGAAGATCAGGTCATGACCGCCTTCGCGCGCGGCCGCCAGGAAGCGCTCGGCGAAGTCGGCCCCCTCGCTCTCCACCAGGGTCAGCTCGATCTCGCCGGCCTCGACCCAGCGCTGGGCCTGGCGGCGGAACGAATGGAACTCGCCGTCGGTCGACAGCACGCGGACAGGCCGAGGCCAGTCCATCGCCGACAGCAGGCCCGCCAACAGGGTGTGGGTGTTGGGGGCGAAGACCACGGTCTCCGGCGACGGCAGCGACAGCGCTCGCGCCACCAGCCCCTGGGCGGCCGGATAGACCTCGCCGAACACCTTGTCCCACTTGTGGTCGGCCAGGACGGCGGCGTCGCGCCAGGCGTCGACCTGGGCGTCCAGAGTGACGTCGGGCCACAGATGGTGGCTGTGGGCGGCCATGTGCAGCCGCCCCCCTCCTGACGAATTGGGCACGCCCAGAGCTCGCGCGAACAGGTCCTTGCGCGCGCCGCTCGTCACAGCTTGGTCCTCAGCGACCACAGCTCCGGGAACGCCCGCCGGCGCAAGGTCGAGGCCAGGTAGCCGACGCCGTCGGTGCCGCCCGTCCCCGGCCGCCCGCCGATGATCCGCTCGACGGTCAGCACGTGCTTGTGGCGCCAGGTGACCAGGGCGTCGTCCAGGTCGACCAGCTTCTCGGCCAGCTGATACAGCTCCCAATAGCGCTGCGGGTCGCGATAGACCTCCAGCCAGGCGGCCTCGACCGCCTCGGACGGGACGTAGGTCTGGGTCCAGTCGCGGTGCAGCGCCGCGTCGGGGACGGCCAGGCCGTGGCGCGGAAGCTGGGCGATGGCCACGTCGTACAGGCTGGGCGCGGCCAGGGCCGCCTGCAGCAAGGCCAGGCCGTCCGAGCCCTCCTCCTGGAACTTCAGGAAGCTCTGGTCCTTCAGGCCCAGCAGATATTCCAGGGTGCGGAACTGCGCCGACTGGAAGCCCGAGCTGGAGCCCAACTCGCCCCGGAAACTGAGATAGTCGGCCGGAGTCATGGTGGCCAGCACGTCCCACGACAGGGTCATCACCGTCTGGATCCGCGACACCCGCGCCAGGGCCTTGTAGGCCGGCTCGACATCGCCGGCCGCGATCAGCCGCCGGGCCAGTCCGACCTCGTGGATGATCTCCTTGAGCCACAGCTCCTTGGTCTGGTGGATGACGATGAACAACAGTTCGTCGTGCCGGTCGCTCAGTGGCTGCTGGGCCGAGAGCAGGGTGTCGAGCGCGAGATACCGCGCGTAGGTCATGTCTTGCGCCATGGAGGGACCTTAGAGCCGTCGCGACGGCACATTGTCCCGGTTTGCGCACGTCCTGGCGAGCGGGATAGAACGATGTCCCGTCTTGGCATGATTGAGCAGAACGAATGCCGCCCCTCAGCCGTATCGACCTATCCATCCTCCGTGTCCTGGAGGCCGACGCCCGCATCTCGTTCGCCGATCTGGCAGAGCGGGTGGGCCTGTCGAAGTCGCCTTGCTGGACCCGCGTCCAGGCCCTGGAGAAGCAGGGTGTGATCACCGGCTACCACGCCCGCCTCGCGGCCAAGGCGGTCGGCAAGGGCCTGACCGTCTACGCCCAGGCCACCGTCGACTTCGCCCGCGCCGAGGCCTTCGAGGCCGCCGTCCTCAAGCACCCGGCCATAACCGACTGCCACTCCACGGCCGGCGCGGGCGACTACCTGCTCAGGGTCGTGGCCGCCGACGTCGAGGACCTGGACCACCTGCTGCGCAAGGACCTCAGCCAGCTGCCGGGCGTGCAGCGCTTCACCACGACCGTGTGCATGAAGGCGATCAAGGAGGGCGGCGGGTTGATGGGGTGAGACGGGCGGCGATCGGGCCGAAAGCTTCACGCAAGCCTCGGCGCTCATAGGCGGTGGGCCTTCCCATGGAGCCCCTCGCGATGACACCATCCTCGATCACCGGCCGTCTCGGATTGCTCGCCAGCCTGGCCCTTGTCTGCGCCGCGCCTCACGCCGCCTGGGCCCAGTCGCCGGTCGACGTCGCGGAAACACCGGCCGAGCCGCCGTCGCCCTACGCCGCCGCGCCGAACGATCCCTGGGAGGGGTTCAACCGCGGGACCTTCAAGCTCAATCGCGGCTTCGACCGGTTCCTGATCGGACCGATGGCCCGCGGCTACATGAGGGTCACGCCGCGCGTCGCGCGCAATCGCGTCACGACCTTCGTGGCCAACCTCGCCGAGCCGCGCACGGCCCTCAACGACCTGGCGCAGGGGCGGCCGCGCGCGGCGGGCGTGACGGCGTCGCGCTTCCTGATCAACAGCACGGCCGGCGGCCTGGGCCTGTTCGATGTGGGCGGCAAGCTGGGCCTGGAAGGGCATGTGGGCGATTTCGGCCAGACCCTGGGGCGCTATGGCGCCAAGCCCGGGCGCTACCTCGTCCTGCCCCTGATGGGCCCCACCACCTTGCGGGATGGCGCCGGCCGGCTGGTCGACATGATGACCGATCCGGTCTCCATGGCCACCGCCGACGCGCCGAAGATGTTCGGATCGATCCGGGCGACCACCACGGTCCTCGACAAGCGCGCGACCGGCGACGGCTTCTTTCGCGCCCTCGACGACGCGGCTGATCCCTACGCCATGATGCGCTCGGCCTATCTGCAGAACCGCGCCGACATGGTTCGCCAGGCCAAGGGCGGCGTCCAGGTCCTGCCCGATTTCGACGCCGCCAAGATCGAGCCCTGATCCCGGCATGGCCTATCGCTTCACCTCCTGGCGCGCCCTGATGGAGTGCGCCCTCCCGGCCCCGGAGGACGTCGTGTTCGGCGA encodes:
- the uvrC gene encoding excinuclease ABC subunit UvrC: MSALVTDVTSDTPASPRLIGAALIKDEVTRLPDAPGVYRMIGEADEVLYVGKAKSLKKRVIQYAQGRFHTNRIAHMVDATRAMEFVTTRTEADALLLEINLIKQLKPRFNVLLRDDKSFPEIVIRRDHDAPQLRKHRGAHTIKGDYFGPFASAWAVNRTLNTLQKAFLLRSCSDSVYDSRDRPCMLHQIKRCAAPCTGLIGKDDYQALVDQAEAFLRGKSRAVIASMAKQMEDAAEDLEFERAARLRDRIRALSSVAQETQINPETVDEADVVALHVEGGQACVQVFFFRAGQNWGNRAYFPRVTGNAEETDETTTEEQRILTAFLGQFYDDKPIPRLILSNLQPAEADLLAEAFALKSGRKVEISTPKRGEKADLVQHALTNAREALGRKMAEGSAQTKLLAGVCEAFKLEAPPERIEVYDNSHIQGTNAVGGMIVAGPEGFMKGQYRKFNIKSTELTPGDDYGMMKEVLRRRFARLVKEEEEGDDANRPDLVLVDGGKGQLDAALEIMADLGVDDIAVVGVAKGPDRDAGLERFFLPDQPPFMLEPKSPVLYYLQRLRDEAHRFAIGAHRTRRSMDLKKNPLDEIEGVGPGRKKALLHAFGSAKGVGRASVEDLIKVEGVSQALAERIHGFFRKG
- a CDS encoding FG-GAP-like repeat-containing protein, translating into MAAKFQTQDLTLALRAGFTAASAHEIAVGDFNGDGKVDVVISYFLYPLEDRAVPIRVLTGDGSGTFTDSTVALFGAQPPVTVHGRQIVLADFNKDGRADAFFADHGYDAAPFPGARNALFLSSGATGVIDATTRLPTLADYSHSAAAGDIDGDGDIDLYVGNYNGGTEEASYFLLNDGAANFTLSRAGLPADIVAGQYNSPASLLFDADGDGDLDLLLTPNETQTQGARLLKNDGKGAFTALSAFTMPKHGATETVIDAKAADLNGDGKLDLVLTTVVDLFKPGTTQIWINDGKGGFADETAKRLPVQTTEDWYTRTQLVDLNGDGYADLLASNSHKQAAFLNDGAGRFVQLPEGWLNISQYDRLQAADVNGDGRMDVIAWRGVWEGAEHVTVHLGVDAGTTVNGGAGADALIGDARGETLNGLAGDDVLAGGAGDDTLNGGDGVDILIGGAGADRIDGGAGTDQARYGGAAADYVIGVGAGAGPSPTRAPIRATAPTPWSMSKPCSSPTRASTWATRRWDWRSPNCCGPAPRRAPAAF
- a CDS encoding alpha/beta fold hydrolase, producing MAEDADEQRLAPFLRAVLENADAVLETAQSDPDALAGLITTDAAQAEFLPLFDPQSIAAAVLDAQGAVRVASRLFAEERGERYIDPGLVQRALRSGAPVVVPVAIETQDGAESAIFVYASAAMAFPLWRLPPELSAEAPSGKVVVLTTLAARTEPVARACAAFGLTGLQTRVVLAVVRAGSIKAAAGKLGISHITAREALSNVYRRTGARRLPELVGLLSGLAFGLLPSEADHAPLLVDVWGLTRKQASIALLVAGGASREEAARALGLSVAVVRKDLEQVFAALRVGSASELARTVSTMNALAALLAATRGQLGFADPRAEPLRLLPRADGTRIAWSDYGPAGGRPVLIVHSSMTSRLAPSGLVAALQAAGHRVLAIDRPGFGMSDAVRGVRAGEHDPFDVAALDVVALLDALRLPAIDIVARGGAQAVLALARRAPHRIGQVVLVNPDPPMGTDGRRHGPLGAFKEAYLRRPELIGTFARLLAGNLTRERLHRMLRQSMRGSPPDEAAAADPRLAENYWRSVRMFATGRIEGYVNEQVAMARADKPQPAPGLTRWTVLIGGHDTMHDPEHVERHWREVLPDSAFQRVPEAGRFLAMTHPERVVAALSPEGAASDATRAVTPP
- a CDS encoding TonB family protein — translated: MRGLLCLARTAVVSLVMVPALLAPTLARAAIPPPPSDPKAPIRLVSFAAPPVSVTCAGGPVALLEGAGPPPKLWQVWMPPVGQASAPPYTPPPPPTAEVYGFSIDAGGHPADLKRKTVSNGLGIWNSEEHAAILASWRFPAGAAAKDCSVDLAPSYIPLAEASPARLFEALAADPRNAPPMLRKAVAADGDCVGAERRRPKTMSYPDTRPFDDKTVDPAWAGLTFDIDAGGATRNVRVVAQHGAPAFTKAVTSAVAKGRYFPGPARTRCYIVFKAMPKATDAPKREGPPAVDEETCKITREQLNLPENKFFPPAYARQRVGGRALLRFDVAPWGQIGAVEVLESQPTAAFGDAARMLLGIARPKAAGVGHHGCVVPIIYAIPPSGEQEP
- a CDS encoding sigma-70 family RNA polymerase sigma factor yields the protein MDHQDQKTFERDLIALIPHLRAFARSLCGDATAADDLAQDAVAKAWASRGSFTMGTNMKAWTFMILRNQFYSDKRRSWRSVGLDQETAERTLVANTNFDSAIALDDLRQAMMMLPENQREALILIGAGGFSYEEAAEVIGVAVGTVKSRVSRARADLVRIFETGDYERDGLPVHEAMGSMLRALERLAA
- a CDS encoding kynureninase/PvdN C-terminal domain-containing protein, with product MVAEDQAVTSGARKDLFARALGVPNSSGGGRLHMAAHSHHLWPDVTLDAQVDAWRDAAVLADHKWDKVFGEVYPAAQGLVARALSLPSPETVVFAPNTHTLLAGLLSAMDWPRPVRVLSTDGEFHSFRRQAQRWVEAGEIELTLVESEGADFAERFLAAAREGGHDLIFASHVFFKTGYVFDRVFELAELARPEGPWVVVDGYHGFRAVPTDLAAVADRLFYLAGGYKYAMAGEGAAFLHAPPGFGPRPVLTGWYAEFGDLEGPPGGVGYARDAGRFLGATFDPSGLYRFVAAGRMLEAEGLTTAAVARHVARLKSVLLARIALGEAGPLKAATVVNPLGPGPSARFLALRHADANAWKAALADKGVVVDVRDDVLRIGLSIYHDEADIAAFCAACAGLT
- a CDS encoding tryptophan 2,3-dioxygenase, which produces MAQDMTYARYLALDTLLSAQQPLSDRHDELLFIVIHQTKELWLKEIIHEVGLARRLIAAGDVEPAYKALARVSRIQTVMTLSWDVLATMTPADYLSFRGELGSSSGFQSAQFRTLEYLLGLKDQSFLKFQEEGSDGLALLQAALAAPSLYDVAIAQLPRHGLAVPDAALHRDWTQTYVPSEAVEAAWLEVYRDPQRYWELYQLAEKLVDLDDALVTWRHKHVLTVERIIGGRPGTGGTDGVGYLASTLRRRAFPELWSLRTKL
- a CDS encoding Lrp/AsnC family transcriptional regulator translates to MPPLSRIDLSILRVLEADARISFADLAERVGLSKSPCWTRVQALEKQGVITGYHARLAAKAVGKGLTVYAQATVDFARAEAFEAAVLKHPAITDCHSTAGAGDYLLRVVAADVEDLDHLLRKDLSQLPGVQRFTTTVCMKAIKEGGGLMG
- a CDS encoding MlaA family lipoprotein — protein: MTPSSITGRLGLLASLALVCAAPHAAWAQSPVDVAETPAEPPSPYAAAPNDPWEGFNRGTFKLNRGFDRFLIGPMARGYMRVTPRVARNRVTTFVANLAEPRTALNDLAQGRPRAAGVTASRFLINSTAGGLGLFDVGGKLGLEGHVGDFGQTLGRYGAKPGRYLVLPLMGPTTLRDGAGRLVDMMTDPVSMATADAPKMFGSIRATTTVLDKRATGDGFFRALDDAADPYAMMRSAYLQNRADMVRQAKGGVQVLPDFDAAKIEP